A stretch of the Vigna radiata var. radiata cultivar VC1973A chromosome 7, Vradiata_ver6, whole genome shotgun sequence genome encodes the following:
- the LOC106765685 gene encoding anthocyanidin 3-O-glucosyltransferase 7 — protein sequence MLVTTINKNISLTQSKRHMFHRFHSSNSMENKHIAIIAFPFGSHLMPLLNLVLKLAHAAPHCTFSFIGTHTSNAILFPRPHIPKNIKPYSISDGIPEGHVLSKDPTEKIDLFLKTGPQNLHKGIQLVEAETKKKVTCIISDAFVTSSLLVAQTLNVPWIALWLPNSCSLSLYFYTDLIRHQCANYAAKTTLDFLPGLSMMRVEDIPQDLKGEKESIFLRTLVSLGQVLPQAKAVVMNFFEELDPPLFVQDMRSKLQSLLYVVPLPSPLLPPSDKDSSGCLSWLDTNSARSVAYVCFGTVVAPPPHELVAVAEALEESGFPFLWSLKEGLMGGLPNGFVERTKMRGKVVAWTPQTQVLAHDSIGVFLTHCGGNSVIESVSNGVPMICRPFFGDQEIAGRVIEDIWESGIIIEGRVFTKNAVLKSLNLILVQEEGKKIRENALKAKKTVEDAVKPEGQAAKDFNTLVEIISTS from the coding sequence ATGTTGGTGACGACCATCAATAAAAACATTTCTCTAACTCAGTCCAAACGCCATATGTTCCACCGTTTCCATTCATCTAACTCAATGGAAAACAAGCACATAGCAATTATTGCTTTTCCTTTTGGCAGCCACCTTATGCCTCTGTTAAACCTTGTTCTCAAACTAGCTCATGCTGCTCCTCACTGTACATTTTCATTCATTGGCACACACACATCAAACGCAATCCTCTTTCCAAGACCCCACATTCCTAAGAACATCAAACCTTATAGCATAAGCGATGGAATCCCAGAGGGTCACGTCCTAAGCAAGGATCCAACCGAAAAAATTGATCTTTTTCTCAAAACTGGTCCTCAGAACTTGCACAAGGGAATACAACTTGTTGAAGCTGAGACAAAGAAGAAAGTCACATGCATCATTTCCGATGCTTTTGTGACCTCTTCTCTCCTTGTGGCTCAGACACTCAATGTTCCTTGGATTGCCCTTTGGCTTCCCAATTCATGCTCACTTTCTCTGTATTTTTACACTGACTTGATACGCCACCAATGTGCAAACTATGCTGCAAAGACAACCTTGGATTTCCTTCCGGGGTTGTCTATGATGCGTGTTGAAGATATTCCACAGGATCTGAAGGGAGAAAAAGAGAGTATATTTTTAAGGACGCTTGTTTCATTGGGTCAGGTGCTACCTCAAGCTAAGGCAGTGGTTATGAATTTCTTTGAGGAATTGGACCCACCTTTGTTTGTTCAGGACATGAGATCCAAGTTGCAGTCTTTGCTGTATGTTGTTCCACTTCCCTCTCCGCTGTTGCCACCCTCCGACAAAGATTCAAGTGGGTGTTTGTCATGGTTGGATACCAACAGTGCCAGATCGGTGGCTTATGTTTGCTTTGGAACCGTGGTGGCACCGCCGCCCCATGAGCTTGTAGCGGTGGCAGAGGCATTGGAAGAAAGTGGTTTTCCGTTTCTGTGGTCTCTAAAGGAAGGTTTAATGGGTGGTTTGCCAAATGGGTTTGTTGAGAGGACCAAGATGCGTGGGAAAGTGGTGGCTTGGACCCCTCAAACGCAAGTTTTGGCACACGATTCGATAGGAGTTTTCTTAACTCACTGTGGCGGTAACTCTGTGATTGAGAGTGTCTCAAATGGGGTTCCTATGATTTGTCGGCCATTCTTTGGAGATCAAGAGATAGCTGGAAGAGTTATAGAGGATATTTGGGAGAGTGGGATAATAATAGAAGGTAGGGTGTTCACCAAAAATGCAGTGCTGAAAAGCTTGAATCTAATTTTGGTGCAGGAAGAGGGGAAGAAGATTAGGGAAAATGCTCTCAAGGCAAAGAAGACTGTGGAAGATGCAGTTAAGCCTGAAGGGCAAGCAGCAAAGGATTTCAACACTTTGGTGGAAATAATTTCTACATCTTAA